Proteins encoded within one genomic window of Kibdelosporangium phytohabitans:
- a CDS encoding S8 family serine peptidase has translation MRGTIYTAALAVLISGAAGPPAAADPVRTTPTARPAAAKTVTLITGDKVTVAKRGDTWDATIVPAKRIGAPSGFVKAVGPDGVTVIPEDAVRLVADGKLDKALFDVTGLIKLGYDDAGTAEIPLLVEAGSAQARQSAATLGRVTRDLPAARLTAVSTPKQRAADVFATAKTRKIWLNGKAYPTLDKSVPQVGAPAAWQAGHTGAGATIAVLDTGYDKGHPDLAGIVKGEKDFTGDGIQDTIGHGTHVAATAAGRGTASGGKYTGVAKGANLLIGKVCETGGCPFDAILEGMQWAAESGAKVVNMSLGGGPGDGTDPIETAVNRLSAEHGTLFVIAAGNYGPRYKVSSPAAADAALAVASVDKQDQPSTFSSPGPRTNDMAVKPDIAAPGEDIVAARAKGTLGNVAVDEFHAKISGTSMATPHVAGAAAIVAAQHPDWTGQQIKTTLMSTAHPVSASIYQQGAGRLDVGRAVTQPVSSPTGSLSMGFVKWPYPTGKVTKPVTYKNSGTAPVTLALELQDAGVFGTGVKEITVPAQGEAKVDVTFDPSGPVGDHNGRLTARSGDVVVQTAIGASKEAESYMLTPKLIDRNGTELQPGAAGTLLWKRLDGPEYGMVQSNQPVRVPAGKYALFGGVKTPIAGKQATSSTMLAEPEVDVRKDTTVTLDARPGVRVSTQVEEKDARMAAGVTAVAATGGPGGGNVGFLTGLDDESYAVPTKGNHNHLEYYNRVQLERPPVKLTASKPESFEIPVDWAPKSPTFVGDKDLTAVDAGHATPEEIAARELKGKLAVFTLGAGEEAAYDARVKALGDAGVAAVLFYFSDSGSVLVDEKPPVPVAYTLDPSGARLAELGNATVKLTGQAASPYRYELAFPHHGSIPGDLAYRPQHKDLASVDTKYHSMIDGGIAYIDFLTRSGDLDMGSGLWSTVVPVPLQRTVYYSPVTWQNSFRAAPSLDGGHEHGYITGERTYRAGERLTAEWNKSVVGPGLSVSQELYTGLPHLAFREADQITAVLPLLSDAARHSGFPRPEEYSFADKGDTVLYADGKEIGRSGQPGDGTFKVPAQAADYRLTSDVTRTSPLWPVSTKVGAEWTFKSGHTDKSVPLPLLAVGFDPKVDITNHARANGVLAIPVRVDRQPGAPGGATSLRTVETSLDDGKTWRGAPVVRVGDRWWALVHNPASGFVSLRASASDKAGNTVSQTVVRAYRVK, from the coding sequence GTGCGTGGAACCATCTACACGGCCGCGCTGGCCGTTCTGATCAGCGGTGCAGCCGGCCCACCGGCAGCCGCCGACCCTGTGCGAACCACCCCGACCGCGAGGCCCGCGGCCGCCAAGACGGTCACCCTGATCACCGGCGACAAGGTGACAGTCGCCAAACGCGGAGACACCTGGGACGCCACGATCGTGCCCGCGAAACGGATCGGCGCGCCGTCCGGTTTCGTCAAGGCCGTCGGGCCGGACGGTGTCACCGTGATTCCCGAGGACGCCGTCCGGCTGGTCGCCGACGGCAAGCTCGACAAGGCGCTGTTCGACGTGACCGGGCTGATCAAGCTCGGCTACGACGACGCCGGCACCGCGGAGATCCCGCTGCTGGTGGAGGCCGGCTCGGCCCAGGCCCGCCAGAGCGCCGCGACGCTCGGCAGGGTCACCCGTGACCTGCCCGCGGCGCGGTTGACGGCGGTCTCGACGCCCAAGCAGCGGGCCGCCGACGTGTTCGCGACGGCCAAGACCCGCAAGATCTGGCTCAACGGCAAGGCGTATCCGACGCTGGACAAGAGCGTCCCGCAGGTCGGGGCGCCGGCCGCGTGGCAGGCCGGGCACACCGGTGCGGGCGCGACGATCGCCGTGCTGGACACCGGGTACGACAAGGGCCACCCCGACCTGGCCGGGATCGTCAAGGGCGAGAAGGACTTCACCGGCGACGGCATCCAGGACACGATCGGCCACGGCACGCACGTCGCCGCGACCGCGGCCGGTCGCGGCACGGCGTCCGGCGGCAAGTACACCGGGGTGGCCAAGGGCGCGAACCTGCTGATCGGCAAGGTCTGCGAAACGGGCGGCTGCCCGTTCGACGCCATCCTGGAAGGCATGCAGTGGGCCGCCGAGAGCGGCGCCAAGGTCGTCAACATGAGCCTCGGCGGCGGCCCCGGCGACGGCACGGACCCGATCGAGACCGCGGTGAACCGCCTCTCGGCCGAGCACGGCACCCTGTTCGTGATCGCCGCGGGCAACTACGGGCCGCGCTACAAGGTCTCGTCGCCCGCCGCGGCCGACGCCGCTCTGGCCGTCGCGAGCGTGGACAAGCAGGACCAGCCGAGCACGTTCTCCAGCCCCGGCCCGCGGACCAACGACATGGCCGTCAAACCGGACATCGCCGCGCCGGGCGAGGACATCGTCGCCGCCCGCGCCAAGGGAACGCTGGGCAACGTCGCTGTGGACGAGTTCCACGCCAAGATCAGCGGAACCTCGATGGCAACGCCACACGTCGCCGGTGCCGCCGCGATCGTGGCCGCACAACACCCGGACTGGACCGGCCAGCAGATCAAGACCACGCTGATGAGCACGGCACACCCGGTTTCCGCGTCCATCTACCAACAGGGCGCTGGACGGCTGGACGTCGGCCGCGCGGTCACCCAGCCCGTCTCGTCGCCGACCGGCAGTCTGAGCATGGGCTTCGTCAAGTGGCCATACCCCACCGGCAAGGTGACCAAGCCGGTGACGTACAAGAACTCCGGCACCGCACCGGTCACGCTCGCGCTCGAACTCCAGGACGCCGGGGTGTTCGGCACCGGCGTCAAGGAGATCACCGTTCCGGCGCAGGGCGAGGCGAAGGTCGACGTCACGTTCGACCCGTCCGGCCCGGTCGGTGACCACAACGGCAGGCTGACTGCCCGCAGCGGTGACGTCGTCGTGCAGACCGCGATCGGCGCGTCCAAGGAAGCGGAAAGCTACATGCTGACGCCGAAGCTGATCGACCGCAACGGCACCGAACTGCAGCCTGGCGCCGCCGGTACCCTGCTCTGGAAGCGGCTCGACGGACCCGAGTACGGCATGGTGCAGAGCAACCAGCCGGTACGCGTGCCCGCGGGCAAGTACGCCTTGTTCGGCGGCGTCAAGACGCCGATCGCGGGCAAGCAGGCCACGTCGTCGACCATGCTGGCCGAGCCGGAAGTCGATGTCCGCAAGGACACCACCGTGACGCTGGACGCGCGTCCGGGCGTCCGGGTCAGCACGCAGGTCGAGGAGAAGGACGCCCGCATGGCGGCCGGTGTCACAGCCGTCGCGGCCACCGGCGGCCCCGGCGGCGGCAATGTCGGCTTCCTGACCGGCCTGGACGACGAGTCCTACGCGGTTCCCACGAAGGGCAACCACAACCACCTGGAGTACTACAACCGGGTTCAGCTGGAGCGACCGCCGGTCAAGCTGACCGCGTCCAAGCCGGAATCCTTCGAGATCCCGGTCGACTGGGCACCGAAGTCGCCGACCTTCGTCGGAGACAAGGACCTCACCGCCGTCGACGCCGGGCACGCCACGCCCGAGGAGATCGCGGCACGTGAACTCAAGGGCAAACTCGCGGTGTTCACGTTGGGAGCCGGTGAGGAAGCGGCGTACGACGCCAGGGTCAAGGCGCTCGGTGACGCAGGCGTGGCCGCGGTGCTGTTCTACTTCTCCGACTCGGGGTCCGTCCTCGTCGACGAGAAACCGCCGGTCCCGGTGGCGTACACGCTCGACCCGTCCGGCGCACGGCTGGCCGAACTCGGGAACGCCACAGTGAAGCTGACCGGCCAGGCCGCGAGCCCGTACCGTTACGAGCTCGCGTTCCCGCACCACGGCAGCATCCCCGGTGACCTCGCCTACCGTCCGCAGCACAAGGACCTGGCGTCGGTCGACACGAAGTACCACAGCATGATCGACGGCGGTATCGCGTACATCGACTTCCTCACCCGGTCCGGGGATCTGGACATGGGCTCGGGCCTGTGGTCGACAGTCGTTCCGGTGCCGTTGCAGCGGACCGTGTACTACTCCCCGGTCACGTGGCAGAACTCGTTCCGCGCCGCGCCGAGTCTGGACGGCGGGCACGAGCACGGCTACATCACCGGGGAGAGGACGTACCGCGCGGGCGAGCGACTCACGGCCGAGTGGAACAAGTCGGTGGTCGGTCCGGGCCTGTCGGTGTCGCAGGAGCTGTACACGGGACTGCCGCACTTGGCTTTCCGTGAGGCGGACCAGATCACCGCGGTGCTGCCGTTGCTGTCCGACGCGGCACGGCACTCCGGATTCCCCCGGCCGGAGGAGTACAGCTTCGCCGACAAGGGCGACACGGTGCTCTACGCCGACGGCAAGGAGATCGGCCGCAGCGGGCAACCCGGCGACGGTACCTTCAAGGTCCCGGCCCAGGCGGCGGACTACCGGCTCACCTCGGATGTGACCAGGACCAGCCCGCTCTGGCCGGTGTCCACGAAGGTCGGTGCGGAGTGGACGTTCAAGTCCGGGCACACGGACAAGTCCGTCCCGCTGCCGTTGCTGGCGGTCGGCTTCGACCCGAAGGTGGACATCACCAACCACGCACGGGCCAACGGCGTGCTCGCGATCCCCGTGCGGGTCGACCGGCAGCCGGGTGCCCCGGGTGGCGCCACTTCGCTGCGCACGGTCGAGACGTCGCTCGACGACGGCAAGACCTGGCGTGGCGCACCGGTTGTCCGGGTCGGCGACCGGTGGTGGGCGTTGGTACACAATCCCGCGAGCGGATTCGTGTCGTTGCGCGCCAGCGCTTCGGACAAGGCGGGGAACACGGTCAGCCAGACTGTGGTCCGCGCTTATCGCGTCAAATAA